CTACGAATTTTACCCGCGATCGCAAGATCCTCCTTATTTAGCGTTTCTGGGGCGACTATCTCCAGAAAAAGGACCGCATATAGCAATCGAAATCGCCAAGCGTTCTGGTTGGCGCTTGAAAATGGCAGGTAAGATAGATGTCGTCGATCGCGACTACTTTGAGCGCGAAATCAAACCTCACATAGATGGCAAACAGATTGAGTATCTTGGCGAGGCGAACCACGCTCAAAAATGCGAACTGATGGGCGGTGCAGTCGCTACCCTGTTTCCGATTACTTGGCGCGAACCGTTTGGCTTAGTAATGATTGAGTCAATGGCAACAGGAACGCCAGTAATTGCTATGGAACTCGGCTCGACACCAGAAATCATTGTTCGCGGACAGACAGGCTTTTTGTGTCGAACGATTGATGAGTGCATTGCAGCGATCGATAAAGCACCGCAGTTGAATCGTTTTGTTTGTCGAGAGCATGTCGTCAAAAACTTCAGCGTGCAGCGCATGACGGATGGTTACGAAGCAGTTTATCAGCAAATCCTTGCCGAGCGTTTTGCCCAAAATGGACGCGTTCAGAGTACGATTCGAGTGTAATTGCGTAGGTGGAGCCAGATGGTATCCACCCTATTTCTGATCTAGATATGTGGAGTTTGTGCAAGCACATAACTCTACACTTAGTTTGCTAAGGAAGATGTAAATACTTAGCGTACGACAAGCATATTCTTTTTGAGATTAGGCGAGGGAATTCTCAGAAGAATTAGCTTGCTTATATCAGCCGATAGCGATCGCAAAAGGCAAAACTTTCTTCAAGGTATAGCAGGGGTCAGAGGTCAGAGATCGGGGTTAACCCCCCTCAGAGGGATCGTTATAAGCTTCTACAATGTCCTAACTTTACTGACTAGGGCTATAACAACAGCGTAACGATGAGGAATACTGTTACGCAGCAAAGTTAGCGGCATCTTTGCTAAGAGTTATGAAGAATACTAGGTGAATCAACAGCAGTTTAGCACGAGAGTTCTACTACTGTAGAATGTACTATTCAGCTCCCGCAGGCAGCCTTACTGTTATTCATCCCGGTGAAATTCATGCTGTACGCAATTTATAAAGATTGCATGTCCTGCATTTTTGTCACAGGAATAGCAGCAGAAAATCTTAGGCACAGTGATGCCCAACCCCTCGTTGGATTTGGATAATATTGCGTTCTGCCTTTGGATAACAGGAAATCGCCTCAGCAATAGCTTTTATGATTTTTTGCTAGTGCGGTTCCATGCAGCATCGAGGGCGCGTTTGACACGCTCGCTTGCTCGGTTGAGACTCTGCTGAAAGCTTTCCCATTCGTCTTGCAGAAACTCGGTTGCTTGTTGCAAGGCATTTTTATCGTGCTGTCCAGACGCTGCAAGTTCGTCACTTACTTCTTTTATCTTCACGCGCACGACTTCTGGTCGATCGTGAGGTGATACTAGCGATTGAAGGCGGTGTGCGATCGTCTTGACCAAGTTTTTAACCTGTTGCGATTTTTCGCTCAAAAACCCCTTCAGTCCTTCTGGTTCGCTCTTGAGGCGTTCTTGCGCCCCTTCACGTAGCACGACCGCTTCTGCTTCAATGACTTCCACATCTTCTGGATACAACACTGCCCGTCCGCCAAAAGGAGCGGCAATATCTCCACTCAAGATAAATGCAGCGATGTTGCCAGTCTCCCAATCAAACAAAAAATCTTCTACCCATCCCAAAGCATCTGTCATCGACAAGCGGACTGGCAATCGGTACAGGCGGCGGAGATTGAGCGCGGTTTGAGGCAAGAGTGTAGGGCTGTAAGTTAATACCGCATCAGGACCAATAACAGACACTTGTTCGAGCGGCGTATATCCTTCGCTGGTGCCTAGGTAAACTACCTGACCGCGATCGTCAATCCAAACCTCTTCAACTGTACCGAACCGAGAGGCAGTGGCACTGTCTAATTCCATTAAACCAAGTATTTGGCTGCGACGTACAACATTAATCATGGCTTTGTTTTCCTCAAAATTCTCGTTGCTTTAGTTTGGTATACTTGCAAATCGAAGCTCTTACAGGTCTATCTAGCCATACCAATGCGCTACATTTACTACCTCATTATTCAAAGATGAGAGTTTATCAAAGGAATTGTTTTTCTCGGGTAATTCAAATATTGTTGAGTTGTGTAAAGAACGCTGTTTTTAGCCAAGTGTAAGCCAGGCAACAATCAGGAAGAAACATGCTAAATCGACTAAGGAGTTATTATTTTGTGTCAGCTAGGATTGTGAATTTTGTAGCAACATACTGCCGCTACCTTTTAGTTTAAAACTGTTAAGATTCTAGCAGATAGAGGGGTTTTCTTTATTTTCCTCCTTAAATAACTAAAGTAATTTTAGCATTATTTAGAAACTCAAATGCAATTATAATTGCGGTCATGCATGCTTGAAGCAAAACCAAGTAAATTACAACAAAATATGTAACATTCTGCGTACAATTTCTTAGAAATTAATTGCTATAACAAGCAGAGCAATATGTTTTTGAGAAGCCCCTTGGATTGAATTTTGGCGGAGAACGCTTTAGATAGGAGAAAACATTATGTCTACAAGCATTGATAGACAGCATAAGCAACGGCATCCGTGGTTTGAGTTAGAGCAAGTTATTCAGCGTTTAGAAACAATTCAGAATGTCATCGTAGTCATACTATCCATTGCTCTATTTTGTTTTATGGTCATTCGACTAGGAGATCTATTTCTCTCTATGCTGGTTCCGCTTGGATTCCAAAAAGTTACCTCTGACATTTTATTTATTTTGATTTTGGTAGAGTTATTCCGGCTACTGATTATTTATTTAAAAGAGCAACGAATATCTGTAGGAGTAGCGGTGGAAGTTTCAATTGTATCTGTGCTGCGAGAAGTTATTATTCGAGGAGCACTGGAGATTGCTTGGCAACAAATCTTGGCAATTTGCGCTTTTTTATTAGTTTTGGGAGGGTTGTTATTAATTCGCGCTTGGATGGCACGAATTTTCAATAGAATAGAAATGGAAAAAAAACAAGCTGTACGAGACAATCAAGTCGTTGAGGAAGATCGTTTACTGTTCGACGATATGGTTCGCTAAATCTATTAGGATAGATTTTCAATGATGTAGGGTGTGGTGAAGACTGTCTACTTGTAAGTGGGCAACACTTTCTAAGAGTTTACCTGCGTGCAGATACTGTGTTAATTCAGCTGGAGCGATCGCTAATTTAAGTTGTTCTTGTAGTTCAGATCCTTCCAAGACTTCCTTGTGTAAGAGAAGTTGGGCTGTTTCTTCTAGTAAGTTCTGGTTCGTCCTCAAAATCAATAAAGCCATCTGATGGGCACTTTCCACAATTTCCTGCACTTCTCGGTCAATCTCCTCAGCCGTTTTGGGACTGACTGGACGACGCGGGTTGCTAAAACCATCAAGAAACTGGCTTTGTTGAATTTTCTCAAAGGCTACAGGACCTAAATCATCACTCATACCATAAAGAGTGACAAACCGTTCAGCTAAGTCAGTTGCCTTCTGAATATCATCGCTAGCTCCTGTAGATATTCTGCGAAAAATCAGTTCTTCTGCTGCGCGACCAGCTAATAGAGTTGCAATTCGTCCGCGAATTTCATCCTCCATCATTAAAAAGCGGTCTTCCTCTGGCATCTGCACAGTGTAGCCTAAAGCACCCACTCCACGAGGCACAACCGAGATCTTCTCGACTTTTCCCGCACCAGGCATCAAGCTGGCGACGATCGCATGACCCACTTCATGATATGCAACGGTTTTTTTCTCAGTTTCATTCAAAACGCGAGATTTTTTCTCCAGTCCTGCGACAACACGCTCGATCGCTTCATTAAAATCTGCCATTGTCACCGCAGTGCGATTCTGACGCGCCGCCAGTAAAGCTGCCTCGTTGACAAGATTAGCCAAATCTGCTCCAGCAAAACCTGGGGTTCGCGCTGCAATCTTTGCCAGATCGACATCATCAGCAAGCTTCACATTCTTAACATGGACTTTCAAAATAGCTTCTCGTCCGTTTTTGTCAGGGCGATCGACAACAACCTGACGGTCAAAACGACCAGGGCGACGTAAGGCTGGGTCAAGGACATCTGGACGGTTAGTAGCAGCAAGGATAATGACACCTGTATTAGCATCAAAACCATCCATTTCTGTTAATAACTGGTTGAGAGTTTGTTCGCGTTCGTCATTCCCACCCATAAAGGGACTATTACCGCCACGAGACTTACCCAACGCATCTAATTCGTCAATAAACACAATACAAGGGGCTTGTTGCTTCGCCTGTTCAAACAAATCGCGCACCCGCGCTGCACCTACCCCAACGAATAATTCGATAAACTCGGAACCAGAAATACTAAAAAATGGCACCCCCGCTTCTCCAGCAATTGCTTTAGCAAGTAACGTCTTACCAGTACCTGGTGGTCCAACAAGTAACACCCCCTTGGGAATTTTGGCACCTATGCGGATATATTTATTCGGGTTTTTGAGGAACTCAACAATTTCTTGGAGTTCCACTTTGGCTTCATCGACTCCAGCAACATCGTCAAACTTGACTCCAGTACTGCCTTCTGAATAGATACGTGCTTTGCTCTTGCCTACGGTTAAAGCCGCTGGACCGCCAGCTTGACTGCGGCTAATCAGCCATCCCCAAATGCCAAAGAAGACCAAAGGAGGCACAATCCAACTCAGCAAAGTTGTAATCCATCCAGTATTATCAGGAGGTGGGGCGGCAAACTTGACTTGGTTCTCGCGCAGAATTCTTGGCAAATCAAGATCTAAAGCTATTGGTGTTGTTGTGAATACTCTAGGAGATTCTGATGGGTTATCGGATTTGAGCACGTACTGAATCCGATCCGACCCGATAATTGCACGGTCAACTTTCCCTGCTTCTACTTGATCGATAAAATCACTATAAGCAACTTCTGGATAGCGAGTGCCTAGACTGGGAATAATAGCTAAGTTAAATAGTAAAAGCGCCGTTAAAAAGATCAGAAAGCTCTCGCCGATCTGCCTTGGCTTTGGTAATTTTGGTGCATTGCGGCTGTTTTCTACTGGCATTTAGATCCGCTCCTGAAGTAATTAGTGTATATAGGACAAATGACACTGCCAAGTTCTGAATTGTCGTGCAACTGGATGAAATTGATCGCGCTAGTGAGGGCGATCGCCCTCACTCACGAGCAGCGATCGCCTTTGCTAGCTGCTTTTCTAGCTTTGGTGAGTTTGAATAGCTTATTGACTATTTGCCAAGTTGACCTTAACAACTCGGCGGCGAGCTTCTTCTGCCTTCGGCATTGTTAGCGTCAAAATACCATTCTTAAACTCAGCTTGCACTTGGTCGTGCTTCACAGGTGCAGGTAAATCGATCTGACGCTGGAACTTGCCGTAGCGCAATTCCGAACGGAAATATCCTTGCTCTGCAATGCGGTTTTCATGACGGTGTTCGCCCGCAATAGAAACGCCTTCCCGACTGACTTGAATGTCGAGATCCTTGCCTTCGACACCAGGAATTTCTGCCTTCAAAATTACGTTCTCGTCCGTCTCTTCAAGTTCAATCGCGGGCATCCAATTCAACTTGCGCCGCCTGGAATCGTCGTTGAACTCAACTAATTCATCAAATAATTCGTTTATCTGGCGACGCAGAGTTTCCATTTCTTGAAATGGTTGCCAACGTACTAATGCCATATAGGTTTCACCTCCAAGTTAAAACATGGAAGATATGAAGCGTCAGTTTTTCTCAAAGGGTATACTCAGAAAATCGCGCTAGCTAACTTGGCTCATTAACCTCTATCTGTAGTATCTATAGATTTGCTTTTAAATCAACCATTTCGTCAGTAGGGAAAACCATACTGATGTAGTAGTACTTTCTTCCAGATAGAGATTCTCTATGCTTCTGGGTTACCTTATGACGTTATTTAACTTGCTAAACTGAGACGCGAACCGTTTTGGGTTTTAGCAACTTCAATTCGGGCTTGGAAAGCTTCTTTGAAGTAGGGCATATGCGTCACAGTGAGAATGCACGCAAAATCGCTTGCGATCGCATTGATCGCTGCAATTAAGCGATCGCATCCTTCTTGATCTTGAGTACCAAATCCTTCATCAATAATCAGTAACTGTAGTGCGGCTCCGGCGCGTTGCGCAAGCAGTTTAGCTAACGCCAAACGAATCGCAAAGTTAATCCGAAACGCTTCCCCTCCTGAGTAAGTTTCATAAGGTCTTGTGCCGCGTGCATCAGCGATGAGAATATCAAGCGTATCGATCATTTTAGTCGCTTTTTTGCGCGTTCCACTCCGCCCTGCTTTTTGCGTGACAAATTGCACGTGCAATTGATTCGCACTCAACCGCGCCAAGAGGTGATTCGTTTCAGCTTCGAGTTGTGGCAAGACATTCTCAATCATTAATGCCTGAATGCCATTTTTGCCAAAGGCTTGCGCTAATTCTTGATAAATGCGGTACTGCTGTTTGGTTGCTTGTAGTTGTTGTTTTCCTTGTTCGTATTGTGTTTGTAGGGCTTCGAGTTGGTTAAGCTGTTGCTGAAGTTGTCCTAAATGACTGAGTTGTTCGTCAAGCTGTCGCCGACGAAACGCTAGCTGCTGTTCTAAGGCTTGAATTTCTGCTATTGGTAAAGGTGTTTGTTCGAGTTGCTGCGTCAGGGACTCGATTTGCGCAACCAGAACTTGACGTTCCGCGCTTCTTGCTTGAATCGCTTCTTTGAGGTCTTGCGATCGCGCTTGCAATTGTGGATACTGCTCTTGCGCATTTTTTAGCTGTTGATAGCGAATTTGCCATGTTTGCGCCTGACGCAAGGCGACACGGAGCGCGTTATGCTGTTCAGGTGCATAATTAATGGTTTTGATTTTTGCGTCTAAAGCCGCAATTTGGCGCGCGCATTCAGAATGCGTTTGCTGCTCGACGATTTTTTGATTTAACTGTGCAATTTGTGTTTCGATCTGTGGTTTTCGCTGTAAAATTTGTGACAAACGCTTTTGTGCATCTTTTAATTGTCCTTGGCGAATCTCTGCCCAGCGCCACCGCTCAATTTCACTGCGAGCTAAGGCATGATCTTGCTCGTTGTAATTTAACTGTTGTAGTTGTTGTTCAATTTGTTGCAGTTCTGCTTGTCGATCGAGTGCGTAGTCACCTTCAGCTAGCGATCGCTCAAGTTGCTGTTTTTCTGCAATAATCTGTTGCAAATGGCGCTGCAAGTCATCGGTTGCTTCGAGTTGCGCGGCGAGTTGTCCGCGTTGTTCTCTTAACGCATCGTAGCCTGCAAGTTGTTGCGAGATTTCGCGATATTCTTGACGCAGTACTTGAATTTCGCGTTCAGATACTGCCATTTGCTCGCGGATGACCCACAACTGTTGTTGAATTTCTTGCTGTTCGGTTTGGGTTTTTTCGACGACACGTTGCCAATGATGTTCTGTTAAAGGGCGATCGCATAACGGACACTTTGCATCGGGGTTTTGCAACATTTGCAGCTTTTGCTCTAATTCCCCCATCTGTTTTTCGTAGTCGCGTTGATGCGCTTGTAGGCGTTCCATAAAATGACGCCGTTCTTGTCCTTTTTCGCGGACTCGTTCGAGGTAAACGCGCTTTTTCTCGAGTTGTTCGAGTTGAATGGCGACATCCATCACCGCTTGTTGAAGTTGCGGTTGGCGTTGCTGTTGATGAGTAAGTTGATTTTGAGAAGCTTGCAGTTCTTCAAGTCGTGCTTGCATTCGTGCTTGAACGCGTTCGAGTTGCGTTTGCAGCGATGTGCGGTATTGCAGTAGCGGTGTCACTTGCAATTGCAGTTGATCCAACTGTTTTAACCGATCGCGCGCGACCTCTAGTTGTGCTAACGCTGCTTCAACTTCGCTCGATTTTTGCAATGTTTGCTGAATTTCTTGTTCTTGCTGCTGTAAGGCGACAAGTTGTCCTTCAGCGTGTTGGAGTGAGGAGCGAATTTCATTGACTTGCTGCGTGAGTTGCTGCTGTAAGTGCTGAAGTTGCACGGTAGCGCGGGAATGTTCTTGGAATTTGGCAGAAAGCGTTTCTTCCTCAGTTTGCAAGCTTTCGTACTTAGCATAGCCTGCGTAAATTTCGTCGGTATGACTCAGCGTTTCTTCAATCGCTGATAGCTGTTCGTTAATAGCGCGACGTTCTTCCGCTAGGCGATCGCTATCTTGCGTCAAGTTTTGGTATTGCTGTTGTAAAAATCCTAACTGTTGTTCCCAAGTTTGTCGCTGGTGTTGAATGACTTGTAAGCTTTGCAGTTGAATTGTGTCAAATGCCTGCTGTTGTTGTAGCTGGTTGTGTTGTGCTTCTAACTCGGCGCGTTCTTGTGCGATCGCTTCTTTGTGCTGCAACTGGTTTTGCATTCCTTCTAAAGTGCGCTCTAGTTGTTCTGCTTGCGCTTTAAACGAGCGCGATAAGTCTTTTGCTCTTTCCTCTAGATCGTCGTATTGATTGAGTTTGAGCAACTCTGCTAATATTTCTTTGCGCTCGGTTGGACGCTTGAGCATAAATTCGTCAGCGCGTCCTTGGCGGAGGTACGCCGAATTAATAAACGTATCGTAGTCAAGTTTGATATGTTCTAAAATTAATTGCTGCGTAGCTCTTACACCGCGTTCTGTCAAAGCCCGAAATCCATTTGGTGTCGCAATCTGAAACTCTAGCAAACTACTTTGTCCGCGGTGGCGCGTCCGAATCACGCGGTATTGATGCTGGTTACTGATAAAGATAAAGTCTACCTGAACTTCTTTTGCACCTGTGTGGATAATATCGTCTTCGGATACCGCACGACTTTGTCCCCAGATTACCCAAGTAATCGCTTCGAGTAACGAAGACTTGCCTGCACCATTCGAGCCACAAATACAAGCAATATGCAATCCCGAAAAGTCAAGAGTTGCATCGCGGTAGCTTAAAAAATTTTTCAGCGTAAGTTGAACTGGAATCATCTAGGCTTTAGCGCCACACTTAAAATATATCTAAGGAATAACAGTACATTTGCACTGTTGCCTAGTCTATCCACGAGATATATCAGGTTTCCAGCATTCGAGCCGTTACCTATAAAATTCTTAATATAAAGGAAATTTCCACAATAAAAATGCCCTCTGCTGTATGTCAAGAAGGCATTGCTAGTCAGAACAAAAAGAAGCAGTAGATTTGTGGCTACCAACAAGAAGCATACTCGCTTGGTATGACGGCGTTATGACAGCGAGATGGTAATGTTGTCACACTTCGTTTAGTTTGTAAAAAACCTGGGCGTTACGAAGGATATTAAAACAGGTGTTTCTCATTTAGTAACTAAGTTGGCAAGTAAGATCTCTTATCTGCACCGCTAGAGCGATCATTGTGACAAATTTAAGTTACAGCGCGATCGCATTACAAATTTTGATTAGCTACTGAGCATTCTACTGTAGATAAGTTGGCAATAATTCCAACCAAGTAGGCAGTCGATTTTTGATATTTTTGGTGGAACTAATGCGCAATAATTTGGTAAAAATGCTACAAGCGTTCAGCTTTCTGCGTGAATGTGGCTGCAATTAAACTAACTTAGCTAACTCGTACTGCGACGTTTTTGTTGCTTGACTAGTACTGGTCTAGGTTTCTTCTTTTTAGCTACTTTAGTGCTACGAGTCATACTTGGACGACATCGTTCGCAATATAAAGGACGCGGGCCATAAGTCTCGCGTTCAACATCTTTGTTACACTGCTTACAGATGAACTTGTACACGCGCGTATGAATGACACGCTCGTGTGCTCTCACAGTGTATTCGCGGACGTGAACTTTCTTGGATGGCATAGGCTAAGAATAATATACTGCTGTAAACAATATGCTAGCGGCAAGCAGGAGTCCTATTTTGAAGAATGCATCAAAATCATCAATTCATTCACAACTTAGTTGAAATGCGCGAATACTACCAAGCGATTCTCCAAAAGTGCGATCGCGCGAGTGCTCATGCTAGCGCTCAAGTCAATGCGCTCAACGCCTTGTTAGCCGATCGCTTTTTTGAAGATCAGCACATAGAAAGCTTACTGCAACTGAGAGCGCACTATCAAACGCTATACGCACAGCAGCAACAACAAGCCCAAAATGCTAGAGAGCAGCTCGGACACGTCAATGCACTACTCGCAGACCAGCTAGCATTACAACACAACGAACAAATTGCTTTTCCATCAGCGACAATAGCACAAAAACAGCTTAACGAAGGATTAACACGCGTTACGGATCAGCATGACAGCTCATTGCCGCAACAACTAGAACAAGAAAAGTTAAAGTCATCAATACTTTCCAACTCTAGCCAAGCACAGCAAGACATACAAGAACTTCCACATCCACAGAGCCAAAGCTTTGTTTCTATTCCAGAAGCACAGCATTTGGAATCCAACATTCCGCTCAAGTCACCAGCGCCTCTCTCGCAATCGCGCTTCTTAAAAACACCACTAGTTCCAAAATATCAACATCTAACTAAGTCAGAAGCCGTTGAACAGCTACTACAAAAGAATGAAGGAAGGATATTACACGTTGATTACATTATTCGTGCTTTGCATGGAGAGCTTGATGCTGAAAAACTCAAAGCAGAAAAGTTAAGAATGAACGATACTCTCCGCAAAGGAGTGGAAAAAGGATTATGGGATAAAGTCCCTGATTCGCCTGGTTGTTACACTATTGACTTGACGTTAGTTGAACAAAGAAGTCGGGGCACAACACCAACAAATTCAAGCCAAAATCAAAAGAATCAACTTCCTAAGCGCACATCCAGTCAAGAATCAGAACCGCTACGCTTGCCACGTTATCGTGGAATGAGTTTCACTGGAGCAGTTACCACTGTTGTACAGGAAAAAGCTGGCGAGATTTTGACTCCAGAGATAGTAGCAAAAGAGTTGTACGGTGACATAACAGGAAAAGCTTTGACACAAGCTAAAGCCAAAGTCGGCAAAACATTATGGAATGGCGCGAAACAAGGACGCTGGCAAAGTATTCCAGGTCAGCTAGGAATGTATACATTGCCATTGAACTCTTTGAGTTAGACTTGCTGCTCAAATCGTTACCTAATATAGCAGCGTTCAGAGGTCAGGAGGTGCGGGGGTCAGCGAATTAGACGTTATAGGTGTTGAGTTAACAAAACTTCCCACAATCCAAGACCTTAAGAACTCAATATTCAAAAATGATGTCCTAACTATTGCCCTCGATTTACAATAGTCCGCGATAACGAATAAACAGTAAAATAGCCGCCCAAGAACCCAACGCAACTTTGACTGCAACGAGAACATTGAGTAAAGGAATAGCCCCGCCACTGACAAGTGTGCCTAACTGTCCGTGTGGTAATTCGATGCCGCTGAGCGTAACAACTGCTAGCACAATAAAAATTACAACGGAAATTTTTTCCCATGTAGCAGCGTGCCAACGTTTATAGAGTGCTTGCATCCACACTGATGGTGAAGTAATCGCCACAAGACCGATCGCTGTTCCACCTGCTACCCCAGCAGCAAAGCCGCCACCTGGACTTAAATGTCCCCGAATCGCCAGTTCGATACTCACCAATGCTGTAATCGTTGCACCCAGACGCGCTAGCACGATTGATGGTTGATCTGTAAATTGATAGATTTTCGTGGTTGGCTTTTCGTTGGCTAGTAGATAATAGGCTCCTAAGATAGCGATTGAAAATACAACCACCTCGAAAATCGTGTCATACAAACGATTTCGGAAAATGATACCTGATACGGCATTAGGTACTCCACTATCTTGCACAACTAATTCAACAATCGAGACCTCCGTCACGTCGAGTGCTGGATTAGGGATGAGCAGCATTTTGACAAACATGGCAATACCTGCCACAATGTAAATCCACTTCACGAGTGCTTCTCCTTAGCGTCTAATGGATTGACATAAGTGAGACTAGTTTCTGGCGAGGCAAGTTCAGTTTGCATAATTTCATAAAGTCGTTGAACTCTGGTTACAGTGTGATAAGGTTGCGCGTGCGGATGCGATCGCTGAACGCACGTTGTATGAACTTCTTTGTCAACCAGCGCTTGCTCTAGAGATTGCATATCGGGGTAGGGAAATACTTCAAGCCGCATGTGACGTTTGCGTAAAATTGTACGTAACTCATCGAGGAGTTGTGCAAACTGCTCGCTTTGTGCTGCACTCCATTCTTCTTTGAGAACGCCAAGACGCATAACCAGGGACGAGCGTACCGCAACTGCATACAGCGTAATTGCCAGCATAGTACCGACTAGTGCTTCGGTCAAAGCCACATCTGCCGCACCCAAAACCGCGTATACCAAAGCGGCGATCGCGCCGAGTATACCGCGAATCACTAAAGCATGATATGGATTGACCTGAAACACCAGCATAAACGCACTTAATGGCAACAAAGCCGCGATCGCATAAATATAGAAATCATTTTCATTCATAGCTGTCTCCGCGACTCGAACAGTATGCCAGCACGTATCCCAGCACGGTGTTCCAAATTGCTAAGGAGATAATCGCCAAGATCAGCAACGGCCATTCACTGGGAATTTTCAGCAATAACCCAAAAATGATACTCATTGACCCCAGCGTATCCGCAACTGAAAGGCTATGCAACTTAAACAATATAGAGCGCCTACCTAATAGGTGCGAAGTTCCCCAAAACCAAAAAAGAAGTCCTAAACTAATGCAGATATAACTCAGTAAGTCAATCATTTTTACGAATTTGAAACATCAATCATGCGTTTAATCACGTGTGCTAGTAGCATTAAGGCGGCGTTGCCCACACTCAAGATGATGACAGCGACAATCCCGATCATCCAATCATCGCGAAAGACCGATACAACAAGTGCCATAATTGCCGTTTTAGTTGCAATACTCGCAAAGGCTAACATTCGCTGCCAGACTTCATCATCGCGCCACGCTGCGTAAGTTGGTATGAGTAACGCCAGAATCATTGCTATGAGTACCAAGTTCATGCTTTTTTCCTCCGTTGCACGCGGTGAACTTCGTACCAGCCGTCTTCGTGATATTTCAAGACAATCGTTTTGGGTGTAAAAGTGATCAAAAAGATATCGAGAAATATCAGTCCTGGCGTTCGTCGTGGCGGAACTCGTTCCATTGTCACGACTTCTTGGGTATGCGGGCGAAGCATAATCTCAAAAGCCTCGATATAAGCTTGTGGAATCGCGATGACGATTTCCCAAAGCGCCCGCAGCCAATCTTTTAATGCTGCGCGAGATTTGTGGTTATGTGGCAACAGCAGCGCGACGCTGACACCGATGATGATATTGACCGCGCTGAAATTAGCAGTGAGTAAAAACCAGATAGCCAGTCGTAAAATCAGGTTGAGATATCCAGTCATGTAAATACCATCCAAAACAGCAAAATCAACATCAGACTCATTCCACCAATCAGATGCTCAAATTGTTCAAGTACGCGCGGTAGCTTGAGTTCTAAGCGTCGAACACCCAAAAAATATGCTCCCCAGCCAGCACCAATAATCGCGAGGACTTTCGCAGTATTAGCGACAGTATACGTTTGGTAGTACGCAATATTGGCGATCGCCAGCGCTGCAATCAACGGTACAACTGCTAGCCACAAACCGAAGCGAATTTTTTCACTGCCTCCACGCGGCAGAAAGATGAATTTAGCATAGACGATCGCAGTTCCTGTGGCGGCAATGTTCATAGCGATCGCGTACGCGGGTGACAAATCTTTTAGCGTGAGAATCTTTGCTGCAAAACCCACCAACAAGGGAAAGCCTGAAATCGAAAGACTCGCTATCACTAAGGCAACCCACAGCGCTGTATTAACCGATTTTTGTTGGAGTTCCTTAAAGCTGCGGCTAGGTAAAGTACCTGCGATCAGAAACAACGT
This region of Chroococcidiopsis sp. TS-821 genomic DNA includes:
- a CDS encoding phosphate-starvation-inducible PsiE family protein, whose amino-acid sequence is MSTSIDRQHKQRHPWFELEQVIQRLETIQNVIVVILSIALFCFMVIRLGDLFLSMLVPLGFQKVTSDILFILILVELFRLLIIYLKEQRISVGVAVEVSIVSVLREVIIRGALEIAWQQILAICAFLLVLGGLLLIRAWMARIFNRIEMEKKQAVRDNQVVEEDRLLFDDMVR
- the ftsH gene encoding ATP-dependent zinc metalloprotease FtsH → MPVENSRNAPKLPKPRQIGESFLIFLTALLLFNLAIIPSLGTRYPEVAYSDFIDQVEAGKVDRAIIGSDRIQYVLKSDNPSESPRVFTTTPIALDLDLPRILRENQVKFAAPPPDNTGWITTLLSWIVPPLVFFGIWGWLISRSQAGGPAALTVGKSKARIYSEGSTGVKFDDVAGVDEAKVELQEIVEFLKNPNKYIRIGAKIPKGVLLVGPPGTGKTLLAKAIAGEAGVPFFSISGSEFIELFVGVGAARVRDLFEQAKQQAPCIVFIDELDALGKSRGGNSPFMGGNDEREQTLNQLLTEMDGFDANTGVIILAATNRPDVLDPALRRPGRFDRQVVVDRPDKNGREAILKVHVKNVKLADDVDLAKIAARTPGFAGADLANLVNEAALLAARQNRTAVTMADFNEAIERVVAGLEKKSRVLNETEKKTVAYHEVGHAIVASLMPGAGKVEKISVVPRGVGALGYTVQMPEEDRFLMMEDEIRGRIATLLAGRAAEELIFRRISTGASDDIQKATDLAERFVTLYGMSDDLGPVAFEKIQQSQFLDGFSNPRRPVSPKTAEEIDREVQEIVESAHQMALLILRTNQNLLEETAQLLLHKEVLEGSELQEQLKLAIAPAELTQYLHAGKLLESVAHLQVDSLHHTLHH
- a CDS encoding photosystem reaction center subunit H, with translation MINVVRRSQILGLMELDSATASRFGTVEEVWIDDRGQVVYLGTSEGYTPLEQVSVIGPDAVLTYSPTLLPQTALNLRRLYRLPVRLSMTDALGWVEDFLFDWETGNIAAFILSGDIAAPFGGRAVLYPEDVEVIEAEAVVLREGAQERLKSEPEGLKGFLSEKSQQVKNLVKTIAHRLQSLVSPHDRPEVVRVKIKEVSDELAASGQHDKNALQQATEFLQDEWESFQQSLNRASERVKRALDAAWNRTSKKS
- a CDS encoding glycosyltransferase family 4 protein translates to MRIAQVAPLWERVPPPAYGGIELVVGLLTDELVRRGHEVTLFASGDSITLAKLESVHPQALRLDTTVKEYDVYAMLQLSKVYERASEFDIIHSHMGHAALPYANLVKTPTVHTLHGVFTPDNEKLFMHARHQPFVSISNAQREPKLNLNYIATVYNGIDLNNYEFYPRSQDPPYLAFLGRLSPEKGPHIAIEIAKRSGWRLKMAGKIDVVDRDYFEREIKPHIDGKQIEYLGEANHAQKCELMGGAVATLFPITWREPFGLVMIESMATGTPVIAMELGSTPEIIVRGQTGFLCRTIDECIAAIDKAPQLNRFVCREHVVKNFSVQRMTDGYEAVYQQILAERFAQNGRVQSTIRV
- a CDS encoding Hsp20/alpha crystallin family protein gives rise to the protein MALVRWQPFQEMETLRRQINELFDELVEFNDDSRRRKLNWMPAIELEETDENVILKAEIPGVEGKDLDIQVSREGVSIAGEHRHENRIAEQGYFRSELRYGKFQRQIDLPAPVKHDQVQAEFKNGILTLTMPKAEEARRRVVKVNLANSQ